One window from the genome of Bradyrhizobium xenonodulans encodes:
- a CDS encoding DUF6101 family protein produces the protein MRRQTATCGVAPAGSGRSLRLDPLSLPVRFDAHDPRADGHVRQIELHRERVVLRRAVRGMQMAINVRVSDFTGVALRGNDEAQTLVLVHRDPSLSVPLLVSADGDELTEAWAIWSELFALPQLDEGARKPAARRRRANAIRARRPKFLMRRRTGMVRELPVHREEREIIARN, from the coding sequence GTGAGGCGTCAAACAGCAACATGCGGGGTCGCTCCCGCCGGGTCGGGCCGCAGTCTGCGGCTCGACCCTCTTTCCCTTCCGGTCCGCTTCGATGCGCACGATCCGCGCGCCGACGGACATGTCCGGCAGATCGAGCTTCATCGCGAGCGTGTCGTGCTGCGCCGTGCCGTCCGCGGCATGCAGATGGCGATCAACGTCCGCGTCAGCGACTTCACCGGCGTCGCGCTGCGCGGCAACGACGAGGCGCAGACCCTCGTCCTCGTTCATCGCGATCCCTCGCTCTCCGTTCCGCTGCTGGTCAGCGCCGATGGCGACGAACTCACCGAGGCCTGGGCGATCTGGAGCGAGCTGTTCGCGCTTCCGCAGCTCGACGAAGGTGCACGCAAGCCGGCAGCGCGCCGCCGCCGTGCCAACGCGATCCGGGCCCGCCGCCCGAAATTCCTGATGCGCCGCCGCACCGGCATGGTGCGCGAGCTGCCGGTTCATCGCGAAGAGCGCGAGATCATCGCAAGGAATTAG
- a CDS encoding DUF4170 domain-containing protein encodes MPDSAPQQLLHLVIGGELLDLEHNTFKNLDDVEIVGLYPNYASAHVAWRAKAQSTVDNAQMRYFIVHLHRLLDPNQEPAR; translated from the coding sequence ATGCCAGATAGTGCCCCGCAACAACTGCTTCATCTAGTGATTGGTGGCGAGCTACTCGATCTCGAGCACAACACCTTCAAGAACCTCGACGACGTCGAGATCGTCGGCCTCTATCCGAACTACGCGTCCGCTCACGTCGCCTGGCGCGCCAAGGCGCAGAGCACGGTCGACAACGCCCAGATGCGCTACTTCATCGTCCACCTCCACCGGCTGCTCGACCCGAATCAAGAACCGGCGCGTTGA
- a CDS encoding DUF2093 domain-containing protein, with amino-acid sequence MLNKFGPSGHGEAQVQYLDGDFRVISPGTFVRCAITDTRIPLDELKYWSVDLQEAYATPVAVLQRHFPGALKPQL; translated from the coding sequence GTGCTGAACAAGTTCGGCCCTTCGGGCCATGGCGAAGCGCAGGTGCAATATCTCGACGGCGATTTCCGCGTGATCTCGCCGGGGACCTTCGTGCGCTGCGCGATCACCGACACGCGGATCCCGCTCGACGAGTTGAAGTACTGGAGCGTGGATTTGCAGGAAGCCTATGCCACGCCTGTCGCCGTGCTGCAGCGGCATTTCCCCGGCGCGCTGAAGCCGCAGCTGTGA
- a CDS encoding 3'(2'),5'-bisphosphate nucleotidase CysQ, which yields MADVDAHEMILARDAALLRDAVREAGALAQSMFRTELKKWTKGVSSPVSEADIAVNDLLEARLREATPDYGWLSEESADDSSRLSRRLTWVVDPIDGTRNYLGGHDEWCVSVALVEDAAPVLGAVFAPASDEFFFAARGQGTTLNGKAVRAAGGSALDFSRVAGPKPMVERLNTAGGEVKLHPRIGSLALRLCRVADGVLDAAFAGGNSHDWDLAAADLIVQEADGRMSDLSGDPILYNRREVTHGVLVAAGRDRHAGIVAHFRNRPLA from the coding sequence TTGGCGGACGTTGACGCGCACGAAATGATCCTGGCGCGGGATGCGGCACTGCTGCGAGACGCGGTGCGGGAAGCGGGCGCGCTCGCGCAGTCGATGTTCCGCACCGAGCTGAAGAAATGGACCAAGGGCGTGTCCTCGCCGGTCTCGGAAGCCGACATCGCCGTCAACGATCTGCTCGAAGCGCGGCTGCGCGAGGCGACGCCCGATTATGGCTGGCTGTCGGAGGAGAGCGCCGACGATTCCTCGCGGCTGTCGCGGCGGCTGACCTGGGTGGTCGATCCCATCGACGGCACCCGCAATTATCTGGGCGGCCACGACGAATGGTGCGTCAGCGTCGCGCTGGTCGAGGATGCCGCGCCGGTGCTGGGTGCGGTGTTCGCGCCGGCCAGCGACGAGTTCTTCTTCGCGGCCCGCGGGCAGGGCACGACGCTGAACGGCAAGGCCGTGCGCGCGGCGGGCGGATCGGCGCTCGACTTCTCCCGCGTCGCCGGCCCGAAGCCGATGGTCGAGCGACTCAATACCGCGGGCGGCGAGGTCAAGCTGCATCCGCGAATCGGCTCGCTCGCGCTCCGCCTGTGCCGGGTCGCCGACGGCGTGCTGGATGCGGCTTTTGCGGGGGGCAACAGCCATGATTGGGACCTTGCAGCGGCCGATTTGATCGTGCAGGAAGCGGATGGTAGGATGAGCGACCTCTCCGGAGATCCCATCCTCTATAACCGCCGGGAAGTCACGCACGGGGTGCTGGTGGCAGCGGGGCGAGATCGTCATGCGGGCATTGTCGCGCATTTTCGAAACCGTCCCTTGGCCTGA
- a CDS encoding dienelactone hydrolase family protein gives MRLPLTALFLTLLMSAAHAAPAPQQVDIPLSSGILHAQLYKPEGEGPFPTVIALHDCGGLGGRSDSVLPRYRDWAERLLKAGNAVLLPDSYGSRELGPQCRVKEMHVKARRERVADVAASRAWLMKQKWVARDRVSLIGWANGASALLWAVRPQSAARDQGPDFRAAIAFYPDCRISAGLGWSARVPTLVLIGANDDVSSPPACRQMVDGARGRSALTRIVVYPGAYHDFDRANTPLHAAGASNDAAVPDRGHLGTDAAARAESQKDVAEWLAR, from the coding sequence ATGCGCCTTCCGTTGACCGCCCTGTTCCTGACGCTGCTGATGTCGGCCGCGCATGCCGCGCCGGCGCCGCAGCAGGTCGACATCCCGCTGTCGTCCGGCATCCTGCATGCGCAGCTCTACAAGCCCGAAGGCGAGGGGCCGTTTCCGACCGTGATTGCGCTGCATGACTGCGGCGGGCTCGGCGGCCGTTCCGATTCCGTGCTGCCGCGCTATCGCGACTGGGCCGAGCGGCTGCTCAAGGCCGGCAACGCCGTATTGCTGCCTGACAGCTACGGCTCGCGCGAGCTCGGGCCGCAATGCCGCGTCAAGGAGATGCACGTCAAGGCGCGGCGCGAGCGCGTCGCCGATGTCGCGGCATCCCGCGCCTGGCTGATGAAGCAGAAATGGGTGGCGCGCGACCGCGTCAGCCTGATCGGCTGGGCCAACGGCGCCAGCGCGCTGCTCTGGGCGGTGCGCCCGCAGAGTGCCGCGCGCGATCAGGGTCCGGATTTCCGGGCCGCGATCGCGTTCTATCCGGATTGCCGGATCTCCGCCGGCCTCGGCTGGAGCGCGCGGGTGCCGACGCTGGTGCTGATCGGCGCCAATGACGACGTGTCGTCGCCGCCGGCCTGCCGCCAGATGGTCGATGGTGCGCGCGGCCGCAGCGCGCTGACGCGCATCGTGGTCTATCCCGGCGCCTATCACGATTTCGACCGCGCCAACACGCCGCTGCACGCAGCGGGCGCCAGCAACGATGCCGCCGTGCCCGATCGTGGCCATCTCGGCACCGATGCGGCCGCGCGCGCGGAGTCGCAGAAGGACGTCGCGGAGTGGCTGGCGCGGTAG
- the ubiA gene encoding 4-hydroxybenzoate octaprenyltransferase — protein sequence MEYELRKLGTSTSARVADSTGNWVDTLAPQWARPYLRLSRFDRPIGSWLLLMPCWWSAALAAAMAHDVSRLPLTIILFFIGAFVMRGAGCTWNDITDRDLDDKVERTRSRPLPSGQVTTKQALVFMVAQALTGLVVLLQFNRFAIATGIASLLIVAIYPFMKRITWWPQIVLGLAFSWGALMGFAVTFGRIELTALVLYAGAISWVIGYDTIYAHQDAEDDALIGIKSTARLFGAHTHQALILFYGLAVILIGVALASGDARWPAWFGLAAFAVHLASQIVRLRIDDPELCKRLFYSNKYAGALLFAGLLADAVMRAA from the coding sequence ATGGAATACGAACTTCGAAAACTGGGCACTAGCACATCCGCCCGCGTTGCCGATTCCACCGGCAACTGGGTCGATACGCTCGCGCCGCAATGGGCGCGGCCATATCTGCGGCTGTCGCGCTTCGACCGTCCGATCGGCTCCTGGCTTCTGCTGATGCCGTGCTGGTGGTCGGCGGCGCTCGCCGCCGCCATGGCGCATGACGTCAGCCGGCTGCCGCTCACCATCATCCTGTTCTTCATCGGCGCTTTCGTGATGCGCGGGGCCGGCTGCACCTGGAACGACATCACCGACCGCGATCTCGACGACAAGGTCGAGCGCACCCGTTCGCGGCCGCTGCCGTCGGGGCAGGTGACCACGAAGCAGGCGCTGGTCTTCATGGTCGCGCAGGCGCTGACCGGGCTCGTGGTGCTACTCCAGTTCAACCGCTTCGCGATTGCGACCGGCATCGCCTCGCTGCTGATCGTTGCGATCTATCCCTTCATGAAGCGCATCACCTGGTGGCCGCAGATCGTGCTGGGCCTCGCCTTCTCCTGGGGCGCCTTGATGGGATTTGCCGTCACCTTCGGCCGCATCGAGCTGACCGCGCTGGTGCTCTATGCCGGCGCGATCTCCTGGGTGATCGGCTATGACACGATCTACGCGCATCAGGACGCCGAGGACGACGCGCTGATCGGCATCAAGTCCACCGCGCGCCTGTTCGGCGCGCACACGCACCAGGCGCTGATCCTGTTCTACGGGCTTGCGGTGATACTGATCGGCGTCGCGCTCGCCTCCGGCGATGCGCGCTGGCCGGCCTGGTTCGGGCTTGCCGCCTTCGCCGTGCATCTGGCCTCGCAGATCGTGCGTCTGCGGATCGACGATCCGGAATTGTGCAAGCGCCTGTTCTACTCGAACAAGTACGCGGGGGCGCTGCTGTTTGCGGGATTGCTGGCGGACGCGGTGATGCGGGCGGCGTAA
- a CDS encoding TldD/PmbA family protein, with amino-acid sequence MNPSPSSTLSPKANRDLFDQSALSDLAQRLVEAAKRAGADAADAVAVRGVSQGVEVRDGRVEESERSEGDDVGLRVLVGQRQAVVSTNDASGDAVTKLAERAVAMARVAPDDKYVGLADPALLARDFPELDLLDPDVPATSELERRALEAEAAALAVKGVTKSGGASASAGMGGMVLVTSTGFHGSYLRSSQGISATAIVGEGTGMERDYDFTSAPHGADLLSPEVVGRSAGERTVARYNPRKVETCKVPVVFDPRVAGSLVGHVVGAINGASIARKTSFLKDKLGQQLFSKNIRIIDDPLRKRGLRSQTFDAEGVAVKKIALVDEGVLTTWLLDCATARELGLTTTGHAHRGVSSSPSPGPYNLHLEPGTPTPTELIADIKQGFYVTDLIGSGVNGVTGDYSRGASGFWIENGELTYPVSEVTIAGHLFEIFKSMQPANNLEFRYGINAPTVRIEGLTLGGR; translated from the coding sequence GTGAACCCTTCACCAAGCTCGACGCTTTCGCCAAAGGCCAATCGCGACCTGTTCGATCAGTCCGCGCTCTCCGATCTCGCGCAGCGGCTCGTGGAGGCGGCGAAGCGGGCCGGCGCCGATGCGGCCGATGCGGTCGCGGTGCGCGGCGTCTCGCAGGGCGTCGAGGTGCGCGACGGCCGCGTCGAGGAATCCGAGCGCTCCGAGGGCGACGACGTCGGCCTGCGCGTGCTGGTCGGCCAGCGCCAGGCGGTGGTCTCGACCAATGACGCCAGCGGCGATGCCGTGACCAAGCTTGCCGAACGCGCCGTTGCGATGGCGCGTGTCGCGCCCGATGACAAATATGTCGGCCTCGCCGATCCCGCGCTGCTCGCGCGCGACTTCCCCGAGCTCGATCTGCTCGATCCCGATGTGCCCGCAACGAGTGAGCTCGAGCGCCGTGCGCTCGAGGCCGAGGCCGCCGCGCTCGCTGTGAAGGGCGTGACCAAGTCCGGAGGCGCGTCGGCCTCCGCTGGCATGGGCGGCATGGTGCTCGTCACGTCTACCGGCTTCCACGGTTCTTATTTGCGTTCCAGCCAGGGCATCTCGGCGACCGCGATCGTCGGCGAAGGCACCGGCATGGAGCGCGACTACGACTTCACCTCGGCGCCGCATGGGGCCGATCTGTTGTCGCCGGAGGTCGTCGGCCGTTCCGCTGGCGAGCGCACCGTGGCGCGCTACAATCCGCGCAAGGTCGAGACCTGCAAGGTGCCCGTCGTGTTCGATCCGCGCGTTGCCGGCTCGCTGGTCGGCCATGTCGTCGGCGCCATCAACGGCGCCTCGATCGCGCGCAAGACCAGCTTCCTGAAGGACAAGCTCGGCCAGCAGCTGTTTTCGAAAAACATCCGCATCATCGATGATCCCCTGCGCAAGCGCGGCCTGCGCTCGCAGACCTTCGACGCCGAGGGCGTCGCGGTGAAGAAAATCGCGCTGGTCGACGAGGGCGTGCTCACCACCTGGCTGCTCGACTGCGCCACCGCGCGCGAGCTCGGCCTCACCACCACCGGCCACGCCCATCGCGGCGTGTCGTCCTCGCCCTCGCCCGGGCCATATAATCTGCATCTCGAGCCCGGCACGCCGACGCCGACCGAGCTGATTGCCGACATCAAGCAGGGCTTCTACGTCACCGACCTGATCGGCTCGGGCGTCAACGGCGTCACCGGCGATTACAGCCGCGGCGCCTCCGGCTTCTGGATCGAGAACGGCGAGCTCACCTATCCCGTCAGCGAGGTGACGATCGCGGGCCATCTGTTCGAGATATTCAAGTCGATGCAGCCCGCAAACAATCTCGAGTTCCGCTACGGCATCAATGCGCCGACGGTGCGCATCGAGGGTTTGACGCTTGGCGGACGTTGA
- a CDS encoding 16S rRNA (uracil(1498)-N(3))-methyltransferase codes for MPSHDFRAPRLFVDAPLSQDARVPLDRDQSNYLGNVLRLAAGAEVLAFNGRDGEWQAAIEGRKRPDGLVILQQTRAQDQLADLAYVFAPLKHARLDYMVQKAIEMGAAALQPVLTRFTQASRVNTERMRANVVEAAEQCGILSIATVAEPVTLDRYLSQRPADRLLVFCDEAAEVQNPIQSLQDAREAGQGIDLLIGPEGGFAEEERALLLRQPKILRLALGPRIMRADTAAVAALALVQAVLGDWGGP; via the coding sequence ATGCCCTCCCACGATTTTCGCGCCCCCCGCCTGTTCGTCGATGCCCCCCTTTCCCAGGACGCCAGGGTTCCGCTGGACCGGGACCAGAGCAATTATCTCGGCAATGTGCTGCGGCTGGCCGCCGGAGCCGAGGTTTTGGCGTTCAACGGCCGCGATGGCGAGTGGCAGGCTGCCATCGAGGGCCGCAAGCGGCCGGACGGCCTCGTCATCCTCCAGCAGACCCGGGCCCAGGACCAGCTCGCCGACCTCGCTTACGTCTTCGCCCCGCTCAAGCATGCCCGGCTCGACTACATGGTCCAGAAAGCCATCGAGATGGGCGCCGCCGCGCTTCAGCCGGTCCTGACCCGGTTCACCCAGGCCTCCCGGGTCAACACCGAGCGGATGCGCGCCAATGTCGTCGAGGCGGCCGAGCAATGCGGAATTTTGAGCATCGCAACTGTTGCCGAGCCGGTGACGCTGGACCGCTACCTCAGTCAGCGCCCCGCCGACCGCCTTCTGGTATTCTGCGACGAGGCGGCCGAGGTCCAAAACCCCATTCAGAGCCTGCAGGACGCCCGCGAGGCCGGCCAAGGTATCGACCTGCTGATCGGCCCCGAAGGCGGCTTTGCCGAGGAAGAGCGCGCGCTGTTGCTGCGCCAACCGAAAATCCTGCGGCTGGCCCTTGGTCCCCGGATCATGCGCGCCGACACCGCCGCGGTGGCGGCGCTGGCGCTGGTGCAGGCCGTGCTGGGCGATTGGGGCGGTCCCTAA
- a CDS encoding lysophospholipid acyltransferase family protein, whose protein sequence is MKKLLRNTLRSSFVQRAVGFLAAEYLRLVWRTNTFTFDPPDVYDIVEPQIPAIFAFWHGQHFLTPFIKNKDSYRAKVLISRHRDGEFNAIAVERLGIGLIRGSGDHGGAFHRKGGVGAFREMVHTLQDGCNVALTADVPKRSRVAGLGIIMLARESGRPIMPFAMATSRFIRLKNWDRTTINLPFGRGALVGIKEIHVPPDADAATMEALRLELEETLNEATRRAYAKLGRPGPQDG, encoded by the coding sequence TTGAAAAAACTGCTTCGCAATACGCTGCGAAGCAGCTTCGTTCAGCGTGCCGTCGGGTTCCTGGCGGCCGAATATCTGCGCCTGGTGTGGCGGACCAACACATTCACGTTCGATCCGCCCGATGTCTACGACATCGTCGAGCCGCAGATTCCGGCGATCTTCGCCTTCTGGCATGGCCAGCATTTCCTGACGCCGTTCATCAAGAACAAGGACTCCTACCGGGCCAAGGTCCTGATCTCGCGGCATCGCGACGGCGAGTTCAACGCGATCGCCGTCGAGCGGCTCGGCATCGGCCTCATCCGCGGTTCCGGTGACCATGGCGGCGCCTTCCACCGCAAGGGCGGGGTGGGGGCGTTCAGGGAAATGGTGCACACGCTCCAGGACGGTTGTAATGTCGCGCTGACCGCCGATGTTCCCAAGCGCTCGCGCGTGGCCGGGCTCGGCATCATCATGCTGGCACGGGAATCGGGGCGGCCGATCATGCCTTTCGCGATGGCGACCAGCCGCTTTATCCGGCTCAAGAACTGGGACCGCACCACCATCAACCTGCCGTTCGGGCGGGGCGCATTGGTCGGTATCAAGGAAATCCACGTTCCGCCGGACGCCGACGCCGCCACCATGGAGGCGCTGCGGCTGGAGCTGGAGGAGACCTTGAACGAGGCCACCCGCCGCGCCTATGCGAAACTCGGCCGCCCGGGGCCCCAGGATGGCTAA
- a CDS encoding GYD domain-containing protein has translation MHFCLTGQYTPRALNAILENPTTDRQEAARKLIEAAGGRLLSMYSVAADGPGVLVIFDVPDPGAAPAISGLTVTAGTLQNVKLTRLFTQDEIKQVRQNAAKLRSSYTPPGS, from the coding sequence ATGCATTTTTGCCTCACCGGACAATACACACCACGCGCTCTCAATGCCATTTTGGAAAATCCCACGACCGATCGGCAGGAGGCGGCGCGAAAACTCATCGAAGCGGCCGGCGGAAGGCTGCTTTCGATGTACAGCGTTGCGGCCGATGGCCCCGGCGTGTTGGTGATCTTCGATGTGCCTGACCCAGGCGCGGCTCCGGCGATTTCCGGCCTGACCGTCACGGCGGGCACCCTGCAGAACGTGAAGCTGACCCGGTTGTTCACGCAGGACGAGATCAAGCAGGTCCGCCAGAACGCGGCGAAGCTGCGCTCTTCGTATACCCCGCCCGGAAGCTGA
- the lpxK gene encoding tetraacyldisaccharide 4'-kinase, with translation MREPAFWYRPRSFKSHALRPLGALYGAITERRMLRKGFDAGIPVICVGNYHVGGAGKTPTVLALTKLLRELGETPVVLSRGYGGRLKGPVMVDRMRHTAADIGDEPLMMVRDVPVTVARDRLEGVALAKSQGATVILMDDGFQNPRLLKDTSLIVIDSERGLGNGKVFPAGPLRSPLKGQLARTDALVVIGEGHAADGVAAALAARNKPELRARLKPDAASLAQLIGKKVFAFAGIGDPERFFRTLRASGIEVARTRPFADHHMFSHDEIAALVAEAQREQLTLVTTEKDLARLRGRDDVPDSIVPFAVQLEFDDPAALRQLISDHLYKARERRFSGR, from the coding sequence ATGCGTGAGCCGGCCTTCTGGTACCGGCCTCGCTCCTTCAAGTCGCATGCATTACGGCCGCTCGGTGCGCTCTATGGCGCGATCACCGAACGGCGCATGCTGCGCAAGGGTTTTGACGCCGGCATCCCCGTGATCTGCGTCGGCAACTACCATGTCGGCGGCGCCGGCAAGACCCCGACCGTGCTGGCGCTGACGAAGCTGTTGCGCGAGCTCGGCGAGACGCCGGTGGTGCTCAGCCGCGGCTATGGCGGACGCCTGAAGGGCCCCGTGATGGTCGACCGGATGCGTCACACCGCTGCCGACATCGGCGACGAGCCCTTGATGATGGTGCGCGATGTCCCCGTGACGGTCGCACGCGACCGCCTCGAAGGCGTCGCGCTCGCCAAGTCGCAAGGTGCCACCGTGATCCTGATGGACGACGGGTTCCAGAACCCGCGCCTGCTGAAGGACACCTCGCTGATCGTGATCGACAGCGAGCGCGGCCTCGGCAACGGCAAGGTATTTCCCGCCGGGCCCCTGCGCTCGCCGCTGAAGGGGCAGCTCGCGCGCACCGACGCGCTGGTGGTGATCGGCGAGGGTCATGCCGCGGACGGTGTCGCGGCCGCGCTTGCCGCGCGCAACAAGCCGGAGCTGCGCGCGCGGCTGAAGCCGGACGCGGCCTCGCTCGCGCAGCTCATCGGCAAAAAGGTTTTCGCCTTCGCCGGCATCGGCGACCCCGAGCGTTTCTTCAGGACATTGCGGGCGAGTGGAATCGAGGTCGCGCGCACGCGCCCCTTCGCCGATCATCACATGTTTTCGCACGACGAGATCGCCGCGCTTGTAGCGGAGGCGCAGCGCGAGCAGCTCACGCTGGTGACGACGGAAAAGGACCTTGCGCGCCTGCGCGGCCGCGACGATGTGCCCGATAGTATCGTGCCGTTCGCCGTCCAGCTCGAGTTCGACGATCCGGCCGCGCTCCGGCAATTGATCAGCGATCATCTCTACAAGGCGCGCGAGCGGCGGTTCAGCGGGCGATGA
- a CDS encoding 3-deoxy-D-manno-octulosonic acid transferase, with amino-acid sequence MRNSAARGPRMANSLPMTLRMYRRLASGLMPLAPALIKRRLKQGKEDPARVGERRGLSRDVRPHGPLVWIHGASVGEVLAAAALIERLRDLNLRILLTSGTVTSAAVVAKRFPPDVIHQYVPYDSPRYVARFLDHWKPSLALFIESDLWPNLILAGAARRVPMVLINGRMSPRSFPRWRRMYGTISALLSRFDICLAQSRTDAERFSALGGRDVLTTGNLKLDVPAPPADPAKLERLMAMTRGRPIIVAASTHPGEDEMLIAAHRSLVGFFPQLLTVIVPRHPDRGSSIAGLITASGLKPALRSREELPTATTDVYVADTMGELGLFYRLSPIVFMGGSLIRHGGQNPIEAIKLGAAIVHGPHVFNFADVYEALDGSGGARQADTQEVLVKQLGQLLADPTVRDKMQRAGSGVVEELGGALNRTMTALEPYLLQLTIEMGAANA; translated from the coding sequence ATGCGAAACTCGGCCGCCCGGGGCCCCAGGATGGCTAATTCACTGCCGATGACGCTGCGGATGTATCGGCGCCTGGCGAGCGGCCTGATGCCGCTGGCGCCCGCGCTGATCAAGCGGCGGCTGAAGCAGGGCAAGGAAGATCCCGCGCGTGTCGGCGAACGGCGGGGCCTGTCACGGGACGTGCGGCCGCACGGTCCGCTGGTCTGGATCCATGGTGCCAGTGTCGGCGAGGTGCTGGCCGCGGCCGCGCTGATCGAGCGCCTGCGCGATCTCAATCTGCGCATCCTGCTCACCTCGGGCACGGTCACGTCCGCCGCCGTGGTGGCCAAGCGTTTTCCGCCCGACGTGATCCATCAATACGTGCCGTATGACTCGCCGCGCTATGTCGCGCGCTTCCTCGATCACTGGAAGCCGTCGCTGGCACTGTTCATCGAATCCGATCTGTGGCCGAACCTGATCCTCGCGGGCGCGGCGCGCCGGGTGCCGATGGTGCTGATCAACGGGCGGATGTCGCCGCGCTCCTTCCCGCGCTGGCGGCGGATGTACGGCACCATCTCGGCGCTGCTGTCGCGCTTCGATATTTGTCTTGCGCAGTCCAGGACCGATGCGGAGCGCTTCTCTGCGCTCGGTGGCCGCGATGTTCTCACCACGGGCAATCTCAAGCTCGACGTTCCCGCGCCGCCGGCCGATCCCGCCAAGCTCGAACGGCTGATGGCGATGACGCGCGGGCGTCCGATCATCGTCGCGGCCTCGACCCATCCGGGCGAGGACGAGATGCTGATCGCCGCGCATCGCAGCCTCGTCGGATTCTTCCCGCAGCTCCTCACCGTGATCGTGCCGCGGCATCCGGATCGCGGCTCGTCGATCGCGGGCCTGATCACGGCGTCGGGCCTGAAGCCGGCGCTGCGCTCGCGCGAGGAATTGCCGACGGCCACGACCGACGTCTATGTCGCCGACACCATGGGCGAGCTCGGCCTGTTCTATCGTCTCTCGCCGATTGTGTTCATGGGCGGATCGCTGATCCGCCATGGCGGCCAGAATCCGATCGAGGCGATCAAGCTCGGCGCCGCCATCGTCCATGGCCCGCACGTCTTCAATTTCGCCGACGTCTACGAGGCGCTCGATGGCAGCGGCGGCGCGCGTCAGGCCGACACGCAGGAGGTGCTGGTCAAGCAGCTCGGCCAGTTGCTGGCCGATCCCACCGTGCGCGACAAGATGCAGCGCGCTGGCTCGGGCGTGGTCGAGGAGCTCGGCGGTGCGCTCAATCGCACCATGACGGCGCTCGAGCCCTATCTGTTGCAGCTCACCATCGAGATGGGAGCCGCCAATGCGTGA